Proteins from a single region of Vicinamibacteria bacterium:
- the pepE gene encoding dipeptidase PepE: protein VPYALFDRDAYAGQAQARFEALGVSLDSVHRSPDARRAVEDAESLFIGGGNTFRLLKALYDCDLLEPIRRRVAERMPYIGSSAGSIVSGPTIKTTKDMPIVEPPSFDALGLAPFQISPHYLDPDPASTHMGETQEERILQFLEENTTPVVGLREGTLLRVEGDSVQLKGVASARVFRRGRKPVEIEPGAMLDELVWPVRTEGA, encoded by the coding sequence GTCCCCTACGCTCTCTTCGACCGCGACGCCTACGCTGGCCAGGCGCAGGCGCGTTTCGAAGCGCTCGGTGTTTCGCTCGACTCCGTCCACCGTTCTCCCGACGCACGACGGGCCGTCGAGGACGCGGAGTCGCTTTTCATCGGCGGAGGAAACACGTTCCGGCTCCTGAAGGCCCTCTACGATTGCGACCTTCTGGAGCCAATCCGCCGGCGAGTGGCCGAGCGGATGCCTTACATCGGCTCGAGCGCCGGTTCGATCGTTTCCGGTCCGACCATCAAGACGACGAAGGACATGCCGATCGTGGAGCCGCCGTCGTTCGACGCTCTCGGCCTCGCTCCGTTCCAGATCAGTCCCCACTACCTGGACCCCGATCCGGCCTCGACCCACATGGGGGAAACCCAGGAAGAACGCATCCTGCAATTCCTGGAAGAGAACACGACGCCGGTGGTGGGTCTCAGAGAGGGAACTCTGCTGCGCGTCGAGGGGGACTCCGTCCAATTGAAGGGCGTGGCGAGCGCCCGGGTGTTCCGAAGAGGCCGAAAGCCCGTTGAGATCGAGCCCGGTGCGATGCTCGACGAGCTGGTTTGGCCGGTTCGGACGGAGGGCGCATGA